From the genome of Streptococcus lutetiensis, one region includes:
- a CDS encoding enoyl-CoA hydratase, giving the protein MSFDNMIYEKGEVATLTLNRPDISNGFNIPTCQEILEVLDLVKADDSVKILVIQAVGKIFSIGGDLAEMQRAVESDNVESLVEIASLVNKISFAMKKLPKPVIMSVDGAVAGAAANMAVAADFVVASEKAKFIQAFVGVGLAPDAGGIFLMSRAIGTTRAVQLAMTGEGVNAEKAFEYGIVYRLCESEKLERTTNQLTKRLLRGSINSYRAIKEMSWKSQYEGWEDYTKLELQLQKELAFKEDFKEGVRAFAEKRRPKFSGK; this is encoded by the coding sequence ATGTCTTTCGATAATATGATTTATGAAAAGGGAGAAGTTGCAACTTTGACCTTGAATCGCCCAGATATTTCGAATGGTTTTAATATTCCAACTTGTCAAGAAATTCTTGAGGTTTTAGACTTAGTGAAAGCAGATGATTCTGTGAAAATTTTGGTCATTCAAGCAGTTGGTAAAATCTTTTCAATTGGTGGGGATTTGGCTGAGATGCAACGTGCAGTTGAATCAGATAATGTCGAATCGCTAGTTGAAATTGCAAGTTTAGTTAATAAAATTTCCTTTGCCATGAAAAAATTACCAAAACCAGTGATTATGAGCGTAGATGGTGCGGTTGCTGGTGCAGCAGCAAATATGGCTGTTGCGGCGGATTTTGTGGTCGCAAGTGAAAAAGCCAAATTTATTCAAGCCTTTGTTGGTGTTGGTCTTGCTCCAGATGCTGGAGGAATTTTCTTGATGAGTCGCGCTATCGGAACAACACGTGCGGTTCAGTTAGCTATGACTGGTGAAGGGGTAAATGCAGAAAAAGCCTTTGAATATGGCATTGTTTATCGTCTTTGTGAATCTGAAAAACTAGAAAGAACGACAAATCAGTTAACGAAACGTCTGCTTCGCGGTTCAATTAATTCATACCGTGCCATCAAAGAAATGTCGTGGAAATCCCAATATGAAGGCTGGGAAGACTATACAAAACTTGAATTGCAACTTCAAAAAGAATTAGCTTTTAAGGAAGATTTCAAAGAAGGTGTTCGTGCTTTTGCTGAAAAACGCCGTCCGAAATTTTCAGGAAAGTAA
- the fabT gene encoding fatty acid biosynthesis transcriptional regulator FabT produces MDYNRINEYLVDIFNRVQVIEETSLRTSQFNDVSLKEMHTIEIIGKNSNVTPSDIARELMLTLGTITTSLNKLEAKGYIERRRSKLDRRVVHLTLTKKGRLLDRLHHKFHKNMVSHIAEDMNEEELEALLRGLKNLHKFLEELM; encoded by the coding sequence TTGGATTATAATAGAATTAATGAATATTTGGTTGATATTTTTAATCGTGTTCAGGTTATTGAAGAGACTAGTTTGCGAACAAGTCAATTCAATGATGTTTCATTAAAGGAAATGCATACCATTGAGATTATTGGTAAGAATTCTAATGTGACTCCAAGTGATATTGCACGTGAGTTGATGTTGACCCTCGGTACAATAACCACTAGTTTAAATAAGCTTGAGGCAAAAGGTTATATTGAAAGACGACGTTCGAAATTGGACCGTCGTGTGGTTCATTTAACTTTGACAAAAAAAGGAAGATTATTAGATAGGCTTCATCATAAATTCCACAAAAATATGGTTTCTCATATTGCGGAAGATATGAATGAAGAAGAACTAGAAGCACTTTTGAGAGGGCTTAAAAATCTTCACAAGTTTCTTGAGGAGTTAATGTAA
- a CDS encoding beta-ketoacyl-ACP synthase III — translation MVFARIAQAAAYAPEQVITNDDLSEIMDTSDEWISSRTGIRRRHITRDETTSDLGTQVVKQLLSKAGLSAVDIDFIIVATITPDSLMPSTAARIQGNIGAVNAFAMDVTAACSGFVFALSTADKFIQSGIYKRGIVIGAETLSKTLDWSDRSTSVLFGDGAGGVLLEATETKHFLAESLNTDGSRGLSLTSAKVGLSSPFSEKEEDDKFLKMDGRAIFDFAIRDVAKSIKALIETSEVSAEDLDYLLLHQANIRILDKVARKMSIDRDKFLANIMEYGNTSAASIPILLSESVGKGLIKLDGSQTILLSGFGGGLTWGSLIVKI, via the coding sequence ATGGTATTTGCAAGAATTGCTCAGGCAGCAGCCTATGCCCCTGAACAAGTGATTACAAACGATGATTTGTCTGAAATCATGGACACCAGCGATGAATGGATTTCATCACGTACGGGAATTAGAAGACGACATATCACTCGAGATGAAACAACTAGTGATTTAGGGACGCAAGTTGTCAAGCAACTACTTTCAAAAGCTGGTTTATCAGCTGTAGATATTGATTTCATCATTGTTGCAACAATTACCCCTGATAGTCTGATGCCGTCAACAGCAGCTCGTATTCAAGGAAATATCGGTGCTGTAAATGCTTTTGCCATGGATGTGACAGCGGCATGTAGTGGCTTTGTGTTTGCTCTTTCGACTGCGGATAAATTTATTCAATCGGGTATCTATAAGCGCGGTATTGTTATTGGTGCTGAAACATTGTCAAAAACACTAGACTGGTCAGACAGAAGTACTTCTGTTTTATTTGGCGATGGTGCTGGTGGTGTTTTGCTTGAAGCAACAGAAACAAAACATTTCTTAGCAGAGTCTTTAAATACTGATGGAAGTCGTGGTCTTAGCTTGACATCCGCCAAAGTTGGCTTGTCTTCACCATTTTCTGAAAAAGAAGAGGATGATAAGTTCTTGAAAATGGATGGTAGGGCTATCTTTGATTTTGCAATCAGAGATGTGGCTAAGAGTATCAAGGCACTTATTGAAACTTCTGAAGTTTCAGCTGAAGATCTTGATTACTTGCTTTTGCATCAAGCTAATATTCGTATCTTGGATAAAGTGGCGCGAAAAATGTCTATTGACCGAGATAAATTTTTAGCAAATATAATGGAATATGGTAATACTAGTGCGGCAAGTATTCCAATTCTCTTATCAGAATCAGTGGGTAAGGGACTTATCAAATTAGACGGTTCTCAAACAATTCTTCTATCAGGATTTGGTGGAGGTTTGACATGGGGAAGCCTAATTGTTAAAATCTAG
- a CDS encoding acyl carrier protein has protein sequence MAVFEKVQEIIVEELGKEAEEVKLETTFDELDADSLDVFQVVSEIEDAFDIQIETEEGLNTVGDLVAYVEEKTK, from the coding sequence ATGGCAGTATTTGAAAAAGTACAAGAAATTATCGTTGAAGAACTTGGTAAAGAAGCAGAAGAAGTGAAATTGGAAACTACTTTCGATGAACTTGATGCTGACTCACTTGATGTTTTCCAAGTAGTTTCTGAAATCGAAGATGCATTTGATATCCAAATCGAAACTGAAGAAGGTCTTAACACTGTAGGTGACTTGGTTGCTTACGTTGAAGAAAAAACAAAATAA
- the fabK gene encoding enoyl-[acyl-carrier-protein] reductase FabK, with product MKTRITELLNIKYPIFQGGMAWVADGDLAGAVSFAGGLGIIGGGNAPKEVVKANIDKVKQITDKPFGVNIMLLSPFVDEIVDLVIEEGVKVVTTGAGNPGKYMERFHEAGITVIPVVPSVALAKRMEKLGADAVIAEGMEAGGHIGKLTTMTLVRQVVDAVNIPVIGAGGVGDGRGAAAVFMLGAEAVQVGTRFAVAKESNAHQNFKDKILKAKDIDTVISASVVGHPVRAVKNKLTTSYTHAEKDFLAGRKTKEDIEVLGAGALRNAVVDGDVVTGSVMAGQIAGLIRKEETCEEILKDLYYGAQEVILEEAKRWADIEKD from the coding sequence ATGAAAACACGTATTACAGAATTATTAAATATCAAATATCCAATTTTTCAAGGTGGTATGGCTTGGGTTGCCGATGGTGACTTGGCTGGTGCAGTTTCATTCGCTGGTGGCTTAGGTATTATCGGTGGTGGTAATGCCCCTAAAGAAGTTGTTAAAGCAAATATTGATAAGGTTAAACAAATTACTGATAAACCTTTTGGTGTTAATATTATGCTTTTGTCACCATTTGTTGATGAAATTGTTGATCTTGTGATTGAAGAAGGGGTTAAAGTTGTTACAACTGGTGCTGGTAACCCTGGTAAATACATGGAACGTTTCCACGAAGCTGGTATTACTGTTATTCCAGTTGTTCCTAGTGTTGCGCTTGCAAAACGTATGGAAAAACTTGGAGCAGATGCGGTTATCGCTGAAGGTATGGAAGCTGGTGGTCACATCGGTAAATTGACTACAATGACACTTGTTCGTCAAGTTGTTGATGCGGTTAATATTCCAGTTATTGGTGCTGGTGGTGTCGGTGATGGACGTGGTGCAGCAGCTGTCTTTATGCTTGGTGCTGAAGCTGTTCAAGTGGGAACTCGCTTTGCTGTTGCCAAAGAATCTAATGCTCACCAAAACTTCAAAGATAAAATCTTAAAAGCAAAAGATATTGATACGGTTATTTCTGCGTCTGTCGTTGGACATCCAGTACGTGCCGTTAAAAATAAATTGACAACATCATATACTCACGCAGAGAAAGATTTCTTGGCAGGTCGTAAGACAAAAGAAGACATCGAAGTATTGGGAGCAGGTGCTTTGCGTAATGCTGTTGTCGATGGTGATGTTGTGACTGGTTCAGTCATGGCAGGTCAAATTGCAGGTTTGATTCGTAAAGAAGAAACATGTGAAGAAATCTTGAAAGATCTCTACTATGGAGCTCAAGAAGTTATCTTAGAAGAAGCTAAACGTTGGGCTGATATTGAGAAAGATTAA
- the fabD gene encoding ACP S-malonyltransferase, which produces MTKTAFLFAGQGAQKLGMASDLYEKYPIVRETFDQASSILGYNLRDLIDKEEDKLNQTRYTQPAILTTSVAIYRLLQEKGFKADMVAGLSLGEYSALVASRTLSFEDAVALVAKRGEFMETAAPAGTGKMVAVMNTEASLIEEICQKASIKGVVTPANYNTPAQIVIGGETEAVNYAVELLKQAGVKRLIPLKVSGPFHTALLAPASKRLSEVLDKVTFSDFEIPLIGNTEAKVMQYDDIKALLARQVKEPVRFYDSIETMRKLGMTEVIEIGPSKVLSGFLRKIDRSIPTASVEDEASLSVLLKNRR; this is translated from the coding sequence ATGACGAAAACTGCCTTTTTATTTGCTGGCCAAGGGGCTCAAAAACTTGGAATGGCAAGTGATTTATACGAAAAATATCCTATAGTAAGGGAGACCTTTGATCAAGCTAGTTCTATTCTTGGCTATAATCTTCGTGATTTAATTGATAAGGAAGAAGATAAATTAAATCAAACACGTTATACACAACCAGCTATTTTGACAACTTCAGTTGCAATTTATCGATTGCTTCAGGAAAAAGGATTTAAAGCTGACATGGTTGCTGGACTTTCATTAGGGGAGTATTCAGCTTTAGTAGCATCAAGGACGTTGAGCTTTGAGGATGCTGTTGCTTTGGTAGCTAAACGTGGTGAATTTATGGAGACTGCAGCTCCAGCAGGAACTGGGAAAATGGTTGCTGTCATGAATACGGAAGCATCTCTTATTGAAGAGATTTGTCAAAAAGCTTCAATTAAAGGTGTTGTGACACCAGCTAACTATAACACACCAGCACAGATTGTGATTGGTGGTGAGACTGAAGCTGTGAACTATGCTGTAGAATTACTTAAGCAAGCCGGTGTGAAACGCTTGATTCCTTTGAAAGTTTCAGGACCTTTCCACACTGCTTTATTGGCACCTGCTAGCAAACGCTTGTCAGAAGTACTTGATAAAGTGACTTTTTCGGATTTTGAAATTCCTTTGATTGGAAATACAGAGGCTAAAGTCATGCAGTACGACGATATCAAAGCTTTGCTTGCTAGACAAGTGAAAGAACCAGTTCGTTTTTATGATTCTATCGAGACCATGCGTAAGCTTGGCATGACAGAAGTTATTGAAATTGGTCCAAGTAAAGTTTTGAGTGGCTTCCTTCGTAAAATTGATAGAAGTATTCCAACAGCAAGTGTTGAAGACGAAGCAAGCTTAAGTGTTTTGCTAAAAAATAGGAGATAG
- the fabG gene encoding 3-oxoacyl-[acyl-carrier-protein] reductase — MDIKNKNVFVTGSSRGIGLAIAHRFASLGANVVLNGRSEISVELLDSFKDYQVKVAAISGDVSQFDDAKRMVDEAIAKLGSVDILVNNAGITHDKLMLKMTEADFESVLKVNLTGAFNMTQSVLKPMTRARQGAIINLSSVVGLTGNVGQANYAASKAGLIGFTKSVAREVAARGVRVNAIAPGFIESDMTDVIPEKMQEAILAGIPMKRIGKAEEVATVASFLAEQEYLTGQVIAIDGGMAM, encoded by the coding sequence ATGGATATCAAAAATAAGAATGTTTTTGTAACTGGGTCAAGCCGCGGAATTGGTTTAGCTATTGCCCACCGTTTTGCAAGCCTTGGGGCTAATGTAGTGCTTAACGGTCGTTCAGAAATTTCAGTAGAATTGCTTGATAGCTTTAAAGATTATCAAGTGAAAGTTGCTGCCATTTCTGGTGATGTGTCACAATTTGATGATGCTAAACGCATGGTTGATGAAGCAATCGCGAAACTTGGTTCTGTTGATATTTTGGTTAACAATGCTGGTATCACACATGATAAACTGATGTTGAAAATGACTGAAGCTGATTTCGAATCAGTGCTTAAAGTGAATTTGACAGGTGCTTTCAACATGACACAATCAGTCTTGAAACCGATGACGAGAGCGCGTCAGGGTGCTATTATTAATTTATCTAGCGTTGTTGGTTTGACAGGAAATGTAGGTCAAGCAAACTATGCAGCTTCAAAAGCTGGTTTGATTGGTTTTACAAAATCAGTTGCGCGTGAAGTTGCCGCACGTGGTGTTCGAGTCAATGCTATTGCTCCTGGATTTATCGAGTCAGATATGACAGATGTGATTCCCGAAAAAATGCAAGAAGCTATTTTAGCAGGTATTCCGATGAAACGTATCGGTAAAGCTGAAGAAGTGGCAACAGTAGCAAGCTTCTTAGCTGAGCAAGAATACTTGACTGGACAAGTCATTGCAATTGATGGTGGTATGGCAATGTAA
- the fabF gene encoding beta-ketoacyl-ACP synthase II, producing the protein MTLNRVVVTGYGLTSPIGNTPEEFWNNLHDGKIGIGPITKFDNSEIPVHNAGEIHDFPFDKYFVRKDKNRMDQYSLYAIYATLEALENAKLDMDTVDRDRTGVIVSSGIGGLQEMQEQIIRMHEKGIKRIQPMFIPKALSNMAAGNIALRIGARGVCKSITTACASSNDAIGEAFREIKFGYHDVILAGGAESTINEIGIGGFNALTALATTEDPARSAIPFDKDRNGFVMGEGAAVLVLESLEHAQKRGATILAEVVGYGSNCDAYHQTTPTPDGSGAAKAIELAIKEAGISPEDVDYVNAHGTSTQANEKGESKAIVTVLGKDVPVSSTKSFTGHLLGAAGAVEAVATIEAIRHNYIPMTAGTRELSEDIEANVVYGQGQEAELEYAISNTFGFGGHNAVLAFKRWEA; encoded by the coding sequence ATGACATTAAATAGAGTTGTCGTAACAGGTTACGGTTTAACATCCCCTATCGGAAATACACCAGAAGAATTCTGGAACAATCTTCATGATGGTAAAATTGGTATCGGACCAATTACTAAATTTGATAATTCTGAAATCCCAGTTCATAATGCTGGGGAAATCCATGATTTTCCTTTTGATAAATATTTTGTTCGTAAAGATAAAAATCGCATGGATCAATACTCACTTTATGCGATTTATGCGACTTTAGAAGCTCTTGAAAATGCAAAACTTGATATGGATACAGTTGATCGTGACCGTACTGGTGTCATCGTATCATCAGGTATTGGTGGTTTGCAAGAAATGCAAGAACAAATCATTCGTATGCACGAAAAAGGTATCAAACGTATTCAACCAATGTTTATCCCTAAAGCTTTGTCAAACATGGCTGCTGGTAACATTGCTCTTCGTATTGGTGCGCGTGGTGTATGTAAATCAATCACAACTGCTTGTGCCTCATCTAACGATGCTATCGGTGAAGCTTTCCGTGAAATCAAATTCGGCTACCATGATGTAATTCTTGCTGGTGGTGCTGAATCTACTATTAATGAAATTGGTATCGGTGGTTTCAATGCTTTGACTGCCCTTGCTACAACAGAAGACCCAGCTCGCTCTGCTATTCCATTTGATAAAGATCGTAATGGTTTTGTTATGGGGGAAGGTGCGGCTGTGCTTGTCCTTGAAAGTCTTGAACATGCTCAAAAACGTGGTGCAACAATCCTTGCTGAAGTTGTTGGTTATGGTAGCAACTGTGATGCTTACCACCAAACAACACCAACTCCTGATGGCTCAGGTGCAGCAAAAGCTATTGAATTGGCAATCAAAGAAGCTGGTATTTCACCAGAAGATGTGGACTATGTCAACGCACATGGTACATCAACTCAAGCTAATGAAAAAGGTGAAAGTAAAGCTATCGTAACTGTCCTTGGTAAAGATGTTCCAGTATCTTCAACAAAATCATTCACTGGACACCTTCTTGGTGCTGCAGGTGCTGTTGAAGCTGTCGCAACTATCGAAGCAATTCGCCACAACTACATTCCAATGACTGCTGGTACTCGTGAATTGTCAGAAGATATCGAAGCAAATGTAGTTTACGGACAAGGTCAAGAAGCAGAATTAGAATATGCCATTTCAAATACATTCGGATTTGGCGGACACAATGCTGTTCTAGCATTTAAACGTTGGGAGGCTTAA
- the accB gene encoding acetyl-CoA carboxylase biotin carboxyl carrier protein has product MNISEVKDLMVQFDQSSLREFSFKTDESELTFSKNEYTAPVAPVTTAAPVSAPVEVAAAQAPQAAPAEAEVAADTDIFAEGEEVPSPLVGVAYLAPTPDKPAFVSVGDAVKKGQTLLIIEAMKVMNEIPAPKDGIVTEVMVNNEDVVEFGQGLVRIK; this is encoded by the coding sequence GTGAATATTTCTGAAGTAAAAGACTTGATGGTTCAATTTGACCAGTCAAGCCTACGTGAATTCTCATTTAAAACAGATGAGTCTGAATTAACATTTAGTAAAAATGAATACACTGCGCCTGTAGCACCAGTTACTACAGCTGCACCTGTTTCAGCTCCTGTTGAAGTGGCTGCGGCACAAGCACCGCAAGCAGCACCTGCTGAGGCTGAAGTAGCAGCTGATACTGATATTTTTGCTGAAGGTGAAGAAGTACCAAGCCCACTTGTTGGGGTAGCTTACCTTGCACCAACTCCAGATAAACCAGCCTTTGTATCAGTTGGTGATGCTGTTAAAAAAGGTCAAACATTGTTAATCATTGAAGCTATGAAGGTCATGAATGAAATTCCAGCTCCAAAAGATGGTATCGTGACAGAAGTGATGGTAAATAACGAAGACGTTGTTGAATTTGGACAAGGATTGGTACGTATTAAATGA
- the fabZ gene encoding 3-hydroxyacyl-ACP dehydratase FabZ gives MIDIKQIREALPHRYPMLLVDRVLEVSDDEIVAVKNVTINEPFFNGHFPEYPVMPGVLIMEALAQTAGVLELSKEENKGKLVFYAGMDKVRFKKQVVPGDQLVMTAKFVKRRATIAVVDAKAEVDGKLAASGTLTFAIGS, from the coding sequence ATGATTGATATTAAACAAATTCGTGAAGCTTTACCACACCGTTACCCAATGCTTTTGGTTGACCGTGTGCTTGAAGTGAGTGATGATGAAATTGTTGCTGTTAAAAATGTGACAATCAATGAACCATTTTTTAACGGTCACTTTCCAGAATACCCTGTGATGCCAGGGGTTCTCATCATGGAAGCTCTTGCTCAAACAGCAGGTGTTCTAGAACTTTCAAAAGAAGAAAATAAAGGGAAATTGGTCTTTTATGCTGGAATGGATAAAGTGCGTTTCAAGAAACAAGTTGTTCCAGGTGACCAATTGGTGATGACAGCAAAATTTGTTAAACGTCGTGCTACAATTGCCGTAGTTGATGCAAAAGCGGAAGTTGACGGGAAATTAGCAGCTTCTGGCACATTGACATTTGCTATTGGCAGTTAA
- a CDS encoding acetyl-CoA carboxylase biotin carboxylase subunit, translated as MFKKILIANRGEIAVRIIRAARELGINTVAVYSEADKNSLHTILADEAICIGPARSTDSYLNMNAVLSAAIVTGAEAIHPGFGFLSENSKFATMCEEMHIKFIGPSAEIMDKMGDKINARAEMIAANVPAIPGSDGEVFTAEEALEVADRLGYPVMLKASAGGGGKGIRKVESAEELVPAFESASQEALAAFGNGAMYIEKVIYPARHIEVQILGDSHDNVVHLGERDCSLQRNNQKVLEESPSVAIGKTLRAQIGDAAIRAAKAVHYENAGTIEFLLDEKTSEFYFMEMNTRVQVEHPVTEFVTGVDIIKEQIRIAAGQPLSVTQDDITITGHAIECRINAENPKFNFAPSPGKITDLYLPSGGVGLRVDSAVYNGYTIPPYYDSMIAKIIVHGENRFDALMKMQRALYELEIEGVTTNVEFQMDLICDEHVIAGDYDTSFLMETFLPNYNKEND; from the coding sequence ATGTTTAAAAAGATATTAATTGCCAATCGTGGAGAAATTGCGGTGCGTATTATTCGTGCGGCACGTGAATTGGGAATCAATACGGTAGCTGTCTATTCTGAAGCTGATAAAAATTCTTTGCATACGATTTTGGCTGATGAAGCAATTTGTATCGGTCCAGCTCGTTCGACAGACTCTTATCTTAATATGAATGCCGTCTTGTCAGCTGCTATTGTAACAGGTGCTGAAGCCATTCACCCTGGATTTGGTTTTTTGAGTGAAAACTCAAAATTTGCAACCATGTGTGAAGAAATGCATATCAAATTTATCGGTCCTAGTGCTGAAATCATGGATAAAATGGGTGATAAAATCAATGCTCGTGCTGAAATGATTGCTGCAAACGTACCTGCTATTCCTGGTTCTGATGGTGAGGTATTTACTGCAGAGGAAGCACTTGAAGTGGCTGATAGACTTGGTTATCCTGTTATGCTAAAAGCTTCTGCTGGTGGCGGTGGTAAAGGAATTCGAAAAGTCGAATCTGCAGAAGAACTTGTACCTGCCTTTGAATCAGCTTCACAAGAAGCTTTGGCGGCTTTCGGTAACGGTGCCATGTACATCGAAAAAGTCATCTATCCAGCTCGACACATCGAAGTTCAAATTTTAGGTGATTCTCATGACAATGTCGTTCATCTTGGTGAACGTGACTGCTCTCTTCAGCGTAATAACCAAAAAGTTTTAGAAGAAAGTCCATCAGTTGCTATTGGTAAAACCTTGCGTGCTCAAATTGGCGATGCCGCCATTCGTGCCGCAAAAGCAGTTCACTATGAAAATGCAGGTACGATTGAATTCTTGCTTGACGAGAAAACCTCAGAATTTTACTTTATGGAAATGAACACACGTGTTCAGGTAGAACACCCTGTCACTGAGTTTGTTACTGGTGTTGATATTATTAAGGAACAAATTCGTATTGCAGCAGGTCAACCATTATCTGTAACACAAGATGATATTACAATCACAGGTCATGCGATTGAATGTCGTATTAACGCTGAAAATCCGAAATTCAATTTTGCACCAAGTCCTGGTAAAATTACAGATTTGTATTTACCAAGTGGTGGTGTTGGACTGCGTGTCGATTCAGCTGTTTACAATGGCTACACCATTCCACCATATTACGATAGTATGATTGCAAAAATCATTGTTCATGGTGAAAATCGGTTTGATGCTTTGATGAAAATGCAACGTGCGCTTTATGAATTGGAAATTGAAGGTGTGACAACAAACGTTGAATTCCAAATGGATTTGATTTGTGATGAGCATGTGATTGCAGGGGATTATGATACTTCATTCTTGATGGAGACATTCTTACCAAACTACAATAAGGAAAATGATTAG
- the accD gene encoding acetyl-CoA carboxylase, carboxyltransferase subunit beta, which produces MALFSKKDKYIRITPNNSIKQAEPREVPEVPDELFAKCPACKHMIYQKDLGVVKICPACSYNFRISAKERLAITVDEGSFEELFTGLETSDPLKFPGYQEKLVKMREKTGLEEAVVTGKALIKGEKVALAIMDSNFIMASMGTVVGEKITRLFEMATAEKLPVVIFTASGGARMQEGIMSLMQMAKISAAVKRHSEAGLFYLTILTDPTTGGVTASFAMEGDIILAEPQALVGFAGRRVIETTVRENLPEDFQRAEFLLEHGFVDAIVKRTEMPDTIAKLVAFHGGAK; this is translated from the coding sequence ATGGCTTTATTTAGTAAAAAAGATAAGTACATCCGAATTACTCCCAATAACTCTATAAAACAAGCGGAACCTCGTGAAGTTCCTGAGGTTCCTGATGAATTATTTGCTAAGTGTCCAGCTTGTAAGCACATGATTTATCAAAAAGATTTAGGGGTTGTAAAGATTTGTCCAGCTTGTTCTTATAACTTCCGTATTTCTGCTAAAGAACGTTTGGCGATTACTGTAGATGAAGGTAGTTTTGAAGAACTTTTTACTGGGCTTGAAACAAGTGACCCACTTAAGTTCCCTGGTTATCAGGAAAAATTGGTTAAAATGCGTGAAAAGACTGGTCTTGAAGAGGCTGTCGTGACCGGTAAAGCTTTGATTAAAGGGGAAAAAGTAGCGCTTGCTATCATGGATTCTAACTTTATCATGGCTTCAATGGGAACAGTTGTCGGCGAAAAAATCACGCGTTTATTTGAAATGGCGACTGCTGAAAAATTACCTGTTGTCATCTTTACAGCATCAGGCGGTGCTCGTATGCAAGAAGGTATCATGAGTTTGATGCAAATGGCAAAAATTTCAGCTGCCGTTAAACGTCACTCTGAAGCTGGTTTATTCTATTTGACAATCTTGACTGACCCTACAACAGGAGGAGTGACAGCAAGCTTTGCCATGGAAGGTGACATTATCCTAGCAGAACCGCAAGCTTTGGTTGGTTTTGCCGGTCGTCGTGTTATTGAGACAACGGTGCGCGAAAACTTACCTGAAGATTTCCAAAGAGCAGAGTTTCTTTTGGAACATGGTTTTGTGGATGCCATTGTCAAACGTACAGAAATGCCAGACACTATTGCTAAACTAGTTGCGTTTCATGGAGGTGCTAAATGA
- a CDS encoding acetyl-CoA carboxylase carboxyl transferase subunit alpha, whose protein sequence is MSSDVSRILKEARDQGRLTTLEYANLIFDDFMELHGDRHFADDGAIVGGIARLAGRPVTVIGIQKGKNLQENVKRNFGQPNPEGYRKALRLMKQAEKFGRPVVTFINTAGAYPGVGAEERGQGEAIARNLLEMSDLKVPIIAIIIGEGGSGGALALAVADKVWMLEHSMYAILSPEGFASILWKDGSRATEAAELMKITAGELYNMGVIDKVIPEHGYFSSEIVEMIKTNLISELEELSKLPLDQLIENRYQRFRKF, encoded by the coding sequence ATGAGTAGCGACGTATCAAGAATTTTGAAAGAAGCGCGTGATCAAGGGCGTTTGACAACCTTGGAATATGCTAATTTGATTTTTGATGACTTTATGGAACTTCATGGAGATCGTCATTTTGCTGATGATGGAGCAATCGTTGGGGGAATTGCTCGACTTGCAGGTCGTCCTGTGACAGTTATTGGTATTCAAAAAGGGAAAAACTTACAGGAGAATGTAAAACGCAATTTCGGTCAACCAAATCCAGAAGGGTACCGCAAGGCGCTTCGTTTGATGAAACAAGCTGAGAAATTTGGTCGTCCAGTAGTTACCTTTATTAACACTGCAGGAGCTTATCCTGGTGTTGGTGCAGAAGAACGTGGACAAGGTGAAGCAATCGCGCGCAACTTGCTTGAGATGAGTGACCTCAAAGTGCCAATTATTGCTATTATCATTGGAGAAGGTGGCTCTGGTGGTGCTTTAGCGCTCGCTGTAGCTGACAAGGTTTGGATGCTTGAACACAGCATGTATGCGATTTTGAGTCCAGAAGGCTTTGCCTCAATCCTTTGGAAAGATGGTTCGCGTGCAACCGAAGCAGCAGAATTAATGAAAATAACAGCTGGAGAACTTTACAATATGGGAGTTATTGATAAAGTGATTCCAGAACATGGTTATTTCTCAAGTGAAATCGTTGAGATGATTAAGACAAATCTTATTTCTGAATTAGAGGAGCTTAGCAAACTTCCTTTAGACCAATTAATTGAAAATCGTTATCAACGCTTTAGAAAATTTTAA